A segment of the Leptolyngbya sp. NIES-3755 genome:
TAACCCTTCTGTTGGGAGTTGAAGATTGAAAACGTCGATCGCTTCTAATAGCTTAAATTCGGCTCTAGAGATTTGGTCTGCTTCGTGTGCAAACCGGTGCATTCCACCCGCCCAATTGCTGAGGTTTTCAACTGCGTTAGAGAATCCGAAATAAGCAGTCTCTTTGGTGCAAAAGATAGAAATGATTTGTACTGGATCTTTTGCTTCTACTTTGAATCCGACTAAATCATCAACGATTAGATTTCTCAGTTCAGCACGATTGATGTCTTTCGTATTAGAGCGAATTTGAACTGAGAGCGTTTGAGTTCGATCGAACATTGGAATATGAGCCACGATCGTACTTTGCAAGTTCTCGATCGACATTATTTCCATCACCGGACAAATATGCCGAATAAAAGCTGTTCTAGTCAATGTGATTTGAGAGGCGAGATGCAAGAACGGAATGCTAACCTCGATCAATCCGATGCCTGGATCGAGCCATTGGCGGAACTTTGATTGTCGATCGACAACCTGAAATTCATTTAACGCGACTTGAGCAAATTCGGGAGATGCGGTGAAGATAACTAGATTTGTCGATCGCATAACATTAGACAGCTACAGAACGGATTAATATTCTTAGCACGTTTGGCTTCAGATCGATTGAAAGCGTAGTTTCTCAAAATAGTTTCGGATTGTCTGAAATTCTGGGTGAGTTGAATCGTA
Coding sequences within it:
- a CDS encoding ribosomal RNA large subunit methytransferase J (similar to AA sequence:cyanobase_aa:LBDG_34210), producing the protein MRSTNLVIFTASPEFAQVALNEFQVVDRQSKFRQWLDPGIGLIEVSIPFLHLASQITLTRTAFIRHICPVMEIMSIENLQSTIVAHIPMFDRTQTLSVQIRSNTKDINRAELRNLIVDDLVGFKVEAKDPVQIISIFCTKETAYFGFSNAVENLSNWAGGMHRFAHEADQISRAEFKLLEAIDVFNLQLPTEGLGLDLGASPGGWTRVLRNRGLSVVAVDPGDLAESLRSDPNITHCRQLVQQYLPNCRDRFDLIVNDMRMSPVDSAKNMIAASEVLKENGLAIMTLKLPSKGVKNVINHAIALLENHYEVIGIRNLFHNRQEVTLVMQVL